Proteins encoded within one genomic window of Trueperaceae bacterium:
- a CDS encoding LexA family transcriptional regulator, translated as MPTAAKPAPEPEFSGWFNRRIERRMKQLGMTKLEQFAEYSGIGATTVYGLVQGRVSRHGKLVKPSLETLAKLADALEVPLHELVYELEPTARGAQQVIPHKVLRLPVRVAGWVGAGPRQDDAIHEEEVWIDGYSSRSKELLAFRVRGDSMAMGPKPIFDGDLVVVNRKDKGHHGSVVVARLDPEGYVCKLLRDDMFGRQLVSSNPRASDGTPLHIDAEDVAEIVGRVVEVRHFDFGASSR; from the coding sequence ATGCCGACAGCTGCTAAGCCGGCGCCGGAGCCTGAGTTCAGTGGTTGGTTCAATCGGCGGATCGAGCGACGCATGAAGCAACTCGGCATGACGAAGCTCGAGCAGTTCGCCGAGTATTCGGGCATCGGCGCCACTACCGTCTACGGGCTGGTGCAGGGACGGGTCTCGCGCCACGGAAAGCTCGTCAAGCCCTCGTTGGAGACTCTCGCGAAGCTGGCCGACGCGCTGGAGGTACCTCTTCACGAGTTGGTGTACGAGCTCGAGCCGACCGCAAGGGGTGCCCAGCAGGTGATCCCGCACAAGGTGTTGCGGCTGCCGGTTCGTGTTGCAGGCTGGGTTGGAGCGGGGCCAAGGCAAGACGATGCGATTCACGAGGAGGAAGTCTGGATAGATGGGTACTCGTCCCGAAGCAAGGAGCTGCTCGCTTTTCGAGTGCGTGGCGACTCGATGGCTATGGGGCCGAAGCCGATATTCGACGGAGACCTGGTGGTGGTGAATCGCAAGGATAAGGGGCACCACGGCTCTGTCGTAGTCGCACGTCTCGACCCCGAGGGATACGTCTGCAAGCTGCTGCGGGACGACATGTTCGGACGCCAGTTGGTGAGTTCCAACCCTCGTGCCAGCGACGGGACGCCGCTCCATATCGACGCCGAAGATGTCGCCGAGATCGTCGGGCGCGTCGTAGAGGTTCGCCACTTCGATTTCGGCGCCTCTTCGCGATGA
- a CDS encoding helix-turn-helix transcriptional regulator has translation MTDEVYLAVVRRRIKLARLARSLRQEDVAERLGISLRAYQRYEGEDTSREFNPYVLTMRRIARTLGEDPGAILGEPTQSEIGELEGGAKTPRAPKRAVDK, from the coding sequence GTGACGGATGAGGTCTACCTCGCTGTAGTTCGGCGTCGGATAAAACTGGCGCGTCTCGCGAGGAGCTTGCGGCAGGAGGACGTGGCCGAACGCCTTGGGATTTCGCTGCGTGCCTACCAACGTTACGAGGGCGAAGACACTTCCAGGGAGTTCAATCCGTACGTGCTCACGATGAGACGGATCGCCAGGACGCTTGGCGAGGATCCTGGAGCGATCCTCGGCGAACCTACTCAATCCGAGATCGGGGAGCTCGAGGGTGGGGCGAAGACACCCCGGGCCCCCAAGCGGGCAGTTGACAAGTAG
- a CDS encoding SLC13 family permease — protein MLSGLLLLVGLLAALVLRRLFEDDMPAKRLLDGAASAWLASGIVALTFALFAFTRMAPDMVALLGMTLLLLCGVLTPEQAFIGFANEGVITIGALYVVVAGLRETGAVGWIGRRLLGRPSGLRAAQIRLMAPVAFLSAFLNNTPLVAMMLPAVSDWAKRFELPPSKLMIPLSYAAVLGGACTLIGTSTNLVVAGLLHSYADVRLGLFEITRLGVPCAILGIGYVLLVSRWLLPDRRPPISAQLDERAYQVEMVVSDKGPLVGKSIESAGLRHLPGLYLAHVERNGKVLSAVAPDQLLEARDLLGFVGALESVVDLNRVEGLTPAPGQLEKLDTPRERRSLFEVVISNSSPLLGRSIRGGRFRNRYGAVVIAVARGGTRLGGKLGDIVLRSGDTLLLEAPATFWEENRNSRDFFLVSAVPDSQPHRHDRAWISLTILAAMAATASLSLLTMLEASLLAGLAMIATRCVGRSNAGRTIDGQVLLVIAASFALGQALDVTGVAASIAHWTLGLVGDSAPLVLFAAYLVTALFTELISNSGAAVLMFPIAVALADGMGASILPFAMTIMMAASFGFASPIGYQTHLMVYGPGGYRFADFVRIGLPLDLLMAFLVAALAPVFWPL, from the coding sequence TTGTTGTCTGGCCTTCTGCTCCTGGTGGGACTGCTAGCGGCACTGGTCCTGCGGCGTCTCTTCGAGGACGACATGCCCGCGAAACGACTGCTGGACGGGGCCGCTTCGGCGTGGCTCGCGTCGGGAATCGTAGCTCTCACCTTCGCGCTCTTCGCGTTCACGCGGATGGCTCCGGACATGGTTGCGCTGCTCGGGATGACTCTCCTGCTGCTCTGCGGCGTTCTCACCCCGGAACAGGCGTTCATCGGCTTCGCGAACGAGGGCGTCATCACCATCGGAGCGCTCTACGTGGTCGTGGCCGGTTTGCGGGAGACCGGGGCGGTGGGCTGGATCGGCCGGCGACTGCTTGGAAGGCCGAGTGGCCTCCGCGCCGCCCAGATCCGACTCATGGCCCCGGTTGCCTTTCTCAGCGCCTTCCTCAACAACACTCCGCTGGTGGCGATGATGCTGCCCGCGGTAAGCGACTGGGCCAAGCGCTTCGAGTTGCCGCCGTCCAAGCTGATGATCCCTCTCTCCTACGCGGCGGTTCTGGGTGGCGCCTGCACGCTCATAGGCACGAGTACCAACCTCGTGGTAGCCGGGCTCTTGCACTCCTATGCCGATGTGCGCCTCGGGCTCTTCGAGATCACCAGACTGGGCGTGCCTTGTGCCATCCTGGGAATCGGCTACGTGTTACTGGTGAGCCGCTGGCTGTTGCCCGACCGACGACCACCCATCTCTGCCCAACTCGATGAGCGCGCCTACCAGGTGGAGATGGTCGTGTCGGACAAGGGCCCGCTGGTGGGCAAGAGCATCGAGTCGGCCGGGCTTCGCCACTTGCCGGGTCTCTATCTGGCTCACGTGGAGCGGAACGGGAAGGTTCTGTCGGCCGTTGCTCCCGACCAGTTGCTTGAAGCCAGGGACCTCCTGGGTTTCGTGGGCGCCCTGGAGTCGGTCGTCGACCTGAACAGGGTCGAGGGACTAACCCCGGCTCCCGGCCAACTCGAGAAGCTGGACACCCCGCGGGAGAGACGGAGCCTGTTCGAAGTCGTGATTTCCAACAGCTCGCCACTCCTCGGCAGGAGCATAAGGGGGGGCCGCTTCCGCAACAGATACGGGGCGGTGGTCATAGCCGTAGCCAGAGGTGGGACGCGACTGGGCGGCAAGCTCGGAGACATCGTGCTGCGCTCCGGCGACACCCTGCTGCTAGAAGCCCCCGCAACGTTCTGGGAGGAGAACAGGAACAGCCGTGACTTCTTCCTGGTGAGCGCGGTCCCCGATTCCCAGCCCCACCGGCACGACAGGGCCTGGATCTCCCTCACCATCCTGGCGGCCATGGCCGCGACAGCTTCTCTGAGCCTCCTGACCATGCTCGAGGCATCTCTCCTGGCCGGCCTTGCAATGATCGCGACGCGCTGCGTGGGCCGTTCGAACGCTGGCCGAACGATCGACGGGCAGGTGCTGCTCGTCATCGCCGCGTCGTTCGCCCTCGGTCAAGCCCTGGACGTGACCGGGGTGGCAGCGTCGATCGCGCATTGGACCCTCGGCCTCGTGGGAGACAGCGCACCGCTCGTGCTCTTCGCCGCCTATCTGGTTACGGCGCTGTTCACGGAACTGATCAGCAACAGCGGTGCCGCCGTGCTGATGTTCCCGATCGCCGTCGCCCTGGCCGACGGCATGGGAGCAAGCATCCTGCCTTTCGCGATGACTATCATGATGGCGGCGTCGTTCGGCTTCGCCTCGCCGATCGGCTATCAGACGCATCTGATGGTGTACGGACCAGGCGGTTACCGCTTCGCCGACTTCGTTCGGATCGGGCTGCCGCTCGACCTCCTGATGGCGTTCCTCGTGGCGGCACTCGCTCCCGTTTTCTGGCCGCTCTGA
- a CDS encoding TIGR04255 family protein, with translation MDNPLKAPVPEDIPLKFAPLIRVLAQVRFPLIASIQKREYIAAFQEAIRKDYPTLRQERTQELTLGPQGVVSTESSTIWRFTDRTGNWRVSVAPSFCAIESTKYSSRKDFISRLEVVLQAVEQHINPQLVDRIGLRYVDQLTDLKPADIQSLVRPEIAGILTTPVAESAQLYTNELRMEIPGGQAQMMARWALVPPGSSIDPGSVPPAPSISWVLDLDVFEESQEPFDVPELTTRAEAFAERIYTFFRWVVTDEFIERYGGGQ, from the coding sequence ATGGACAATCCGTTGAAGGCGCCTGTGCCGGAGGACATACCTCTCAAGTTCGCCCCCTTAATTCGTGTACTGGCACAAGTACGCTTCCCTCTCATTGCTTCAATTCAAAAGCGAGAGTACATTGCTGCGTTTCAAGAAGCCATTCGTAAGGACTACCCGACTTTACGCCAAGAACGTACTCAAGAGCTAACTCTTGGGCCGCAAGGAGTCGTGAGCACAGAATCCTCAACGATCTGGCGCTTTACGGACCGTACAGGGAACTGGAGGGTGTCTGTTGCACCGAGCTTTTGCGCGATAGAATCAACTAAGTACAGTAGTCGGAAAGATTTCATTTCGCGGCTAGAGGTAGTCCTTCAAGCCGTTGAACAACATATCAATCCCCAGCTCGTTGACCGTATCGGACTGAGGTACGTAGACCAGTTGACCGACTTAAAACCGGCGGATATTCAAAGCCTCGTTCGGCCTGAAATTGCGGGGATACTGACAACCCCGGTTGCCGAAAGCGCACAGCTCTACACAAACGAACTTAGAATGGAAATACCAGGAGGTCAGGCGCAGATGATGGCTCGGTGGGCGCTAGTTCCGCCCGGAAGCTCAATCGATCCCGGCTCGGTTCCGCCCGCGCCGTCCATTAGCTGGGTGCTAGATCTCGATGTGTTCGAAGAGTCTCAAGAGCCCTTCGATGTGCCGGAACTAACCACAAGGGCTGAAGCATTTGCTGAAAGGATTTATACCTTCTTTCGCTGGGTGGTCACGGACGAGTTTATTGAGCGATACGGGGGAGGCCAATGA
- a CDS encoding site-specific integrase codes for MQKALFVLPFEGGTAVSRRKRARAPGSIVELAPNQKYLVRVFMGWVEGPKPGRRVRKYASKTVIGSRADAENVLADFLRLKRERNFDPASLDLTVGAFIRRWIEDVSARDVRESTQERQAYMLEKDVIPFLGKLKLAALTTAKLDRFVAHLERDRKLSPASIRYCMVTVSKALQKAVAWDLIKANPARNVSLPQIRREEVSVFEPAELIHFMIGALHARKGAVLLCLLATTGLRPSEAFALRWGDIDSTRPSLKVQRTLVRFRGGYRFDKPKTRRGERQITLSPTIARLLEHEREARGDRAGDLVFPNASGEPLHPSTVYHRLFKPILRSVEAIDESKRSELKPYSLRHTHATHLLLQNVHPKVVSERLGHASVQLTLDTYSHVLPSMQTEVAAVVEGMLFGQEQRLPSLSLDREEELAPLKRQLEEAVDRFIKGGNARQQGAASD; via the coding sequence TTGCAGAAGGCCCTCTTTGTCCTCCCTTTCGAAGGGGGGACAGCAGTGAGTCGGCGCAAGCGTGCCCGCGCTCCGGGGTCCATTGTCGAACTCGCGCCGAATCAAAAGTACCTTGTCAGAGTCTTCATGGGCTGGGTCGAGGGTCCTAAGCCAGGCCGTAGAGTCCGGAAGTATGCCTCGAAGACGGTCATTGGCAGTCGCGCGGATGCAGAAAATGTGCTTGCTGACTTCTTGCGTCTAAAGCGAGAACGGAATTTCGATCCTGCTTCGCTTGACCTGACCGTGGGTGCCTTCATCCGACGGTGGATTGAGGATGTCAGCGCCCGAGACGTCCGCGAGAGCACACAAGAGAGGCAGGCCTACATGCTCGAGAAGGACGTGATCCCCTTCCTCGGCAAGCTGAAGCTTGCTGCCTTGACGACGGCAAAACTCGACCGCTTCGTTGCCCATCTGGAGCGAGACCGGAAGTTAAGCCCGGCAAGCATTCGTTACTGCATGGTCACGGTATCAAAGGCGCTTCAGAAGGCCGTTGCCTGGGATCTCATCAAGGCTAACCCTGCTCGAAACGTCTCACTTCCGCAGATACGGCGGGAAGAGGTAAGCGTGTTCGAGCCGGCCGAGCTGATCCACTTCATGATCGGGGCGCTTCACGCTCGTAAGGGAGCAGTTCTGCTCTGCTTGCTCGCGACGACTGGGCTGCGGCCTTCAGAAGCTTTCGCCCTCCGATGGGGCGACATTGACAGCACGCGGCCGTCTCTGAAGGTGCAACGAACTCTCGTGCGCTTTCGCGGAGGATATCGGTTCGACAAGCCCAAGACACGCCGCGGGGAGCGGCAGATCACGCTCAGCCCTACCATCGCACGCCTGCTTGAGCACGAGCGGGAAGCGAGAGGCGACCGTGCCGGCGATCTCGTGTTCCCCAACGCCTCCGGAGAACCACTTCATCCGTCGACGGTCTACCACCGGCTCTTCAAGCCCATCCTCAGGTCAGTGGAGGCGATCGACGAGTCGAAGCGCAGCGAGCTCAAGCCGTACTCCTTGCGCCACACCCATGCGACCCATCTCCTCCTTCAAAACGTGCATCCGAAGGTTGTTTCAGAGCGACTCGGGCATGCTTCGGTGCAACTGACGCTCGACACGTACTCGCACGTCCTGCCCAGCATGCAGACAGAAGTGGCGGCGGTTGTAGAAGGAATGTTATTCGGTCAAGAACAGCGTTTGCCGTCGCTTTCCTTGGATCGGGAGGAGGAGTTGGCGCCGCTCAAGAGGCAACTTGAGGAGGCGGTAGACCGGTTCATAAAGGGCGGCAATGCACGCCAGCAAGGAGCAGCTAGTGACTGA
- a CDS encoding type I restriction endonuclease, whose product MASASDSLATAHHESKLEAHIVEYLNCHGWLVGTHDCYDRERALYPEDVIAWLRASEPNTWVKLQKLNGVDTEKRVLDRLVKTLEAAKHGLVSVLRNGFEMAGAGRLRMTTVRPEDERNESEWESYRANILRVVPQVRYSLENENAVDLVFFINGLPVGTVELKTDFTQRVEDAIAQYKTDRWPKSAKGKREPLLTPQRGAVVHFAVSDSEIYMTTELRGPGTVFLPFNKGRDGGAGNPAVAGGYPSEYFWKEVLQRDNWLRIFQQFVFVETEQKEDAQGKSRTVENLVFPRYHQWEAVTRIIEAVHEEGPGHPYLVAHSAGSGKTKTITWLAHELVRVRDAFGEAYFDSVILVTDRRVLDRQLQNAITQLDHRQGMIRTISEKGGSKSSQLAEAMTSGVPIVVVTLQTFPYAQELILSEASLKDRRFAIVVDEAHSGTGGSAAADLRYILTGESEEEWEKLSTEERLQARQTARRPPPNASYFAFTATPKHSTLTLFGRGENDPKAPLSSANKPVEFHAYTMQQAIEEGFILDVLQNYTTYKTAYRLSEKLSGKDDPKVDKRQARRTLAKWASLHPTNVGQKVQFIVEHFRRNVAHLLAGQAKAMIVTGSRAAAVKYKLYLDRYVQEHKIEGVNALVAFSGDILGKEISDSVFEYPEGHKFNETTMNPDLLGRDLAAVFDTPSFQVMIVANKYQTGFSQSKLVAMYLDKKVSGVEAVQTLSRLNRIYPGKDTTFVVDFVNDADTIQTSFRQFYRHARVSEVQDPNVVYDEKQRLEQAGILHADEIERFAEEIVKKSVPHEKLYAHTQAAADRFNDRFRTLTKRLSGLDAQLETARKHEDATAVQQLEETRSQTAKERDELNLFRDGLMKFVRTYRFIAQIMDLDDPNLEAFAEFARLLRRRLDGVPLEQIDLSGLKMLEYGLIKGERRHGVEDGTGEGDEKPLLRPRGAGGQGEPRDREKERLSELIRRLNEVFSADLENTDKIVFIVHLSEKLRANERVVAQVENNKREDALKGDLPSEAMKAVADAMESHRKLAMELLKRDHQGREALFGMLYDLISDPELGRQLLADRAAR is encoded by the coding sequence GTGGCAAGTGCGAGCGACAGCCTGGCGACAGCGCACCACGAGAGCAAACTCGAGGCGCACATCGTGGAGTACCTCAATTGCCATGGCTGGCTGGTCGGAACCCACGACTGCTACGACCGCGAACGCGCCCTCTACCCGGAGGACGTCATCGCCTGGCTGAGGGCAAGCGAGCCAAATACCTGGGTGAAGCTCCAGAAGCTCAACGGGGTGGACACCGAGAAGCGGGTTCTGGACCGGTTGGTGAAGACCCTGGAGGCCGCCAAGCATGGACTGGTGAGCGTGCTGCGCAACGGCTTTGAGATGGCCGGCGCGGGGCGCTTGCGGATGACCACGGTGAGGCCTGAGGACGAACGCAACGAGAGTGAATGGGAGTCTTACCGGGCGAACATTCTGCGGGTGGTCCCACAGGTGCGTTACAGCCTGGAGAACGAGAACGCGGTCGACCTGGTGTTCTTCATCAACGGCCTGCCGGTGGGCACTGTCGAGCTCAAGACCGACTTCACCCAGAGGGTGGAGGACGCGATAGCGCAGTACAAGACCGATCGCTGGCCAAAGAGCGCGAAGGGCAAGAGGGAGCCGCTCCTCACGCCGCAGCGAGGGGCGGTGGTGCATTTCGCGGTGAGTGACAGCGAGATCTACATGACCACCGAGTTGCGCGGCCCGGGCACGGTGTTCCTACCGTTCAACAAGGGCCGCGACGGCGGAGCCGGCAACCCCGCCGTTGCGGGCGGTTACCCCAGCGAGTACTTCTGGAAGGAGGTCTTGCAGCGCGACAATTGGCTGCGGATCTTCCAGCAGTTCGTGTTCGTTGAGACCGAGCAGAAGGAGGACGCCCAGGGCAAGAGCCGCACCGTCGAGAACCTCGTCTTCCCCCGCTACCACCAGTGGGAGGCGGTCACGAGGATCATTGAGGCAGTCCACGAGGAGGGCCCGGGCCACCCCTACCTGGTGGCGCACAGCGCTGGGAGTGGGAAGACGAAGACTATCACCTGGCTAGCTCACGAACTGGTGAGGGTGCGGGACGCCTTTGGGGAGGCGTACTTCGACTCGGTCATCTTGGTGACCGACCGGCGGGTATTGGATCGGCAACTCCAGAACGCCATCACCCAGCTCGACCACCGGCAGGGCATGATTCGCACCATCAGCGAGAAGGGGGGCAGCAAGAGCTCTCAGCTTGCCGAGGCGATGACGTCGGGCGTGCCCATCGTCGTGGTGACGCTCCAGACCTTCCCCTATGCGCAGGAGCTCATCCTGTCCGAGGCCAGCCTCAAGGACCGGCGGTTCGCGATCGTCGTCGATGAGGCCCACTCCGGCACCGGCGGCAGTGCCGCGGCCGACCTGCGCTACATTCTTACGGGCGAGAGTGAGGAGGAGTGGGAGAAGCTTTCCACTGAGGAACGGCTTCAGGCCCGCCAGACCGCTCGGCGGCCGCCACCGAACGCCAGCTACTTCGCGTTCACCGCCACCCCCAAGCACTCCACCCTCACCCTGTTCGGGCGGGGGGAGAACGATCCCAAGGCGCCTCTGTCGAGCGCCAACAAGCCTGTGGAGTTCCATGCCTACACGATGCAGCAGGCAATCGAGGAGGGCTTCATCCTCGACGTGCTGCAGAACTACACGACGTACAAGACCGCCTACCGTTTGAGCGAGAAACTCTCCGGGAAGGATGATCCGAAGGTTGACAAGCGGCAGGCGCGCCGCACCCTGGCGAAGTGGGCGTCGCTCCACCCCACGAACGTGGGCCAGAAGGTGCAGTTCATCGTCGAGCACTTCCGGCGGAACGTCGCGCACCTCCTCGCCGGTCAGGCGAAGGCGATGATCGTCACGGGCAGCCGCGCAGCCGCAGTGAAGTACAAGCTGTACCTCGACCGGTACGTCCAAGAGCACAAGATCGAAGGTGTCAATGCCCTCGTGGCATTCAGCGGAGACATCCTCGGCAAGGAGATAAGCGACAGCGTCTTTGAGTACCCCGAGGGGCATAAGTTCAACGAGACTACAATGAATCCCGATCTACTGGGACGGGATCTGGCGGCAGTGTTCGACACGCCGAGCTTCCAGGTCATGATCGTGGCGAACAAGTACCAGACGGGGTTTTCCCAGTCGAAGTTGGTCGCCATGTACCTCGACAAAAAGGTCTCTGGAGTGGAGGCGGTCCAGACCCTTTCGCGCCTCAACCGCATCTACCCAGGCAAGGACACCACCTTTGTCGTGGACTTCGTGAACGACGCCGACACCATTCAGACGTCCTTCCGGCAGTTCTACCGGCACGCCCGCGTTTCTGAGGTGCAGGATCCCAACGTCGTCTACGACGAGAAGCAGCGGCTCGAGCAGGCCGGCATCCTCCATGCCGATGAGATCGAACGGTTCGCTGAGGAGATTGTTAAGAAAAGCGTACCTCACGAGAAGCTCTACGCTCACACCCAGGCGGCGGCGGACCGTTTCAACGATCGCTTCCGTACCCTCACCAAACGCCTTTCCGGCCTCGACGCCCAACTCGAGACGGCCCGTAAGCACGAGGACGCCACGGCAGTGCAGCAACTCGAGGAGACGCGAAGCCAGACCGCGAAGGAGCGGGACGAGCTCAACCTGTTTCGGGACGGGCTTATGAAGTTCGTGCGCACCTACCGTTTCATAGCCCAAATCATGGATCTCGACGATCCCAACCTGGAGGCATTCGCAGAGTTCGCGAGACTCCTGCGCCGCCGCTTGGATGGTGTGCCTCTCGAGCAGATCGACTTGAGCGGCCTGAAGATGCTCGAGTACGGTCTGATAAAAGGGGAGCGGCGACACGGCGTAGAGGACGGGACAGGGGAGGGCGACGAGAAGCCGCTTCTCCGACCCAGGGGCGCCGGTGGGCAGGGGGAGCCACGTGATCGGGAGAAGGAGCGGCTGTCCGAGCTCATCCGGCGCCTTAACGAAGTCTTCAGCGCCGATCTCGAGAACACCGACAAGATCGTGTTCATCGTGCATCTAAGCGAGAAGTTGCGCGCCAACGAGCGGGTCGTCGCCCAGGTGGAGAACAACAAGCGCGAGGACGCCCTCAAGGGCGACCTACCGAGCGAGGCGATGAAGGCGGTGGCGGACGCCATGGAGTCGCACCGCAAGCTCGCCATGGAGCTCCTCAAAAGGGACCACCAGGGCCGCGAAGCGCTCTTCGGCATGCTCTACGACCTAATAAGTGACCCTGAACTCGGCAGGCAGCTACTGGCGGACCGCGCAGCGCGTTAG
- a CDS encoding restriction endonuclease subunit S, whose translation MPKHWKQLKVARDLQYTIGWTPPTANPANFDGAVPWVTIADLGEPQVRTTQKGISKAALSARGASLLPRGTLLMSFKLSVGLVSVLGLEAVTNEAIAAFKPNPRVDTRFLYYALPEFVPKYARENIYGAKLLNQDLIASAKTFVPPLEEQRRIAAFLDYETRRIDELVSELEKFAFHAEERRAAIIVAAVTGALRLTECGSNSGSRAYSDSTPKATREALQSVPRSWDVARVADIASRRREFGTPDMDLLSVFLDRGVVPYVMDGGQVHAPSDDLSTYQVVRRGDLVLNNQQAWRGSVGVSNYEGIISPAYVVLKLHYRQHPGFMNYLVRSKVMVHQFEIASRGVGDIQRQVYWPRLRECLVPLPSLEEQQRICDFLDHEVGRLNTLLAEQARLISLLRERRSALITSAVTGQIDVREWSPTDDLAVEEVA comes from the coding sequence GTGCCTAAGCACTGGAAACAACTGAAGGTGGCGCGTGATCTCCAGTACACAATCGGCTGGACACCACCAACTGCCAACCCGGCCAATTTTGATGGAGCGGTGCCTTGGGTAACCATTGCCGACCTGGGTGAACCACAAGTGCGAACAACCCAAAAAGGCATTTCGAAGGCCGCCCTGTCTGCGCGAGGCGCTTCTCTTCTCCCACGAGGCACACTCTTGATGTCGTTCAAGCTTTCCGTTGGCTTGGTGTCAGTGCTTGGCCTAGAAGCCGTTACCAATGAGGCAATCGCTGCGTTCAAGCCGAACCCACGTGTTGATACTCGTTTCTTGTACTACGCGCTTCCCGAGTTTGTGCCGAAGTATGCGCGCGAAAACATCTACGGCGCTAAGCTTCTAAATCAGGACTTGATAGCCAGCGCAAAGACATTTGTCCCCCCGCTCGAGGAGCAGCGTCGGATTGCGGCGTTTCTGGATTACGAGACGCGCCGAATCGACGAGCTCGTGAGCGAGTTGGAAAAATTTGCGTTCCACGCGGAAGAGCGCCGTGCCGCAATAATCGTTGCAGCAGTCACAGGTGCGCTGCGCCTAACTGAGTGTGGTTCTAATAGTGGGTCTCGTGCCTACTCCGATTCCACTCCAAAGGCGACTAGAGAGGCTCTTCAGTCCGTTCCCCGGTCATGGGACGTTGCACGGGTGGCAGATATTGCCTCACGGCGCCGAGAATTTGGAACACCTGATATGGACTTGCTCTCGGTGTTCTTGGACCGAGGAGTTGTGCCCTATGTGATGGATGGTGGACAAGTTCACGCACCTAGTGATGACCTCAGCACTTACCAGGTAGTCCGGCGGGGCGATCTCGTTCTAAACAATCAGCAGGCTTGGCGTGGATCCGTTGGAGTATCCAACTACGAAGGCATCATCAGTCCCGCCTACGTCGTTCTCAAATTGCATTACCGACAGCATCCGGGCTTCATGAACTACCTAGTGCGATCCAAGGTAATGGTGCACCAGTTCGAAATTGCATCAAGAGGCGTTGGTGACATCCAAAGGCAGGTTTACTGGCCGCGCTTACGAGAATGCCTCGTGCCACTTCCCTCACTGGAAGAGCAGCAACGAATCTGTGACTTTCTCGATCATGAAGTTGGACGGCTGAACACACTCCTCGCCGAGCAGGCTAGGCTGATTTCACTACTCCGTGAACGGCGATCTGCCCTGATCACTTCCGCGGTGACCGGTCAGATCGACGTGCGCGAGTGGAGCCCGACTGATGACTTGGCCGTGGAGGAGGTGGCTTAG